In Desulfomicrobium escambiense DSM 10707, the DNA window CAGCCCCTCGATCTGCCGGCTGGCGGCCGCGCCGCCGATGAGGGACTGGACTCTGACCCCGAGGCCGGCCTCCGCCGACAGCTCCTTGGCCACGCGGTTGATCTGCATGGCCAGCTCGTGGGTCGGGGCCAGGATCACGGCCTGCACGTGCGGGCTTTGCGGGTCGATGCCCGCCAGGATGGGCAGGAGATAGGCCAGGGTCTTGCCCGACCCGGTTCGGGAGACGAGCATGGCCGATTCGCGGGCGGCCAGGACGGGCAGGGCGGCCTCCTGCACTGGCAGGGCTTCGCGCAGCCCGCGTGCGGCCAGGGCTTGAACAAGCGGGATGGGTAATCCGAGTGATTCGAATGACATAGATTTCCTTTGGGTCCGGCTTACTGCCGGAGGATGAAGGCGGCGGGTTCGTTTCCCGCGCCCGGCGAGGAGAGATCCGGCGGGCGCGCTATTCGGCCTTTAACTGTTCGGGCGTCCAGGTCTGGACTTTGTTGCGGCCGGAATTCTTGGCCTGGTACAGGGCCTGGTCGGCTTGTTCAAGGAGTATGTCCATGCTGCCGTCCCCTTCCTCGGGCGAGGGGATCGTGGTCACGACGCCGATGCTCAGGGTCACGCAGGGCGCTGCGTCGGACCCGGAGTGCTCGATGCGCAGATCCCGAACGGCCTGCGCCAGGACCCCGGCGATGTGCCCGGCCCCTTCGGCGTCGGTGCCCGGCAGGATCACGGCGAACTCCTCCCCGCCGTACCGGGCCAGCAGGTCGGCCGGACGCTGCATGTGCAGCTGCATGACAGCGGCCACGCCGATGAGGCACATGTCGCCCTGCTGGTGCCCGTAGGTGTCGTTGTAGTTCTTGAAATGGTCCACGTCGGCCAGCATGATGGACAGGGGTGCCTGCTCGCGCATGGCCCGTCGCCATTCCTGCTTGAGGTAGACGTCGAACATGCGACGGTTGGCGATGCCGGTCAGGGCGTCGTTCAGGGAGAGCTGCGTGAGCTGTTCGTTGGCCCGCTGGAGTTCCACGGTGCGGTCGCTGATGGTCTGGACCAGGGAATCGAGGCTCTTGGCCAGGACTCCGATCTCGTCCTTGCGCTCGAGCCCCAGGCGCAGGGAATAGTCACCCTCCTCCTGCAGCTTGACGGCATGGTCGGTCAGACGCTTCAGGGGCCTCAGGACCACGGCCTGCATCATCAGGTTCAGGATCACGAGCACGGTCACGCCGGAACCGATGACCAGAAAGACGGCGTAACGGATGCTGGCGAGGCCCTTGCGGGTGGTCTCGCGGGGAAAGAGGTACTGGACCCCGAAAAGGGTTTCGCCGGTTTCGTCCTGGTATCCTGCACAGGACACCATGTTCCCGCCTTCGGTTTTGGTGAAGTAGTGCAGGTCGCCGACGGTCATGGGCTTCATGCCGGCCGTGCGGCAGAGCATCTTCGACGTGTCGAAGGGGGCGACGATTTCGAAGGACAGGCGGGTCTGCTCCTTCAGGGTCTCGAGCATGGCTTGGTTCAGGAAGCGTCCCATGATCAGGAAGCCGTTGGAGGGGCCCGACCCGTCGGAGCGCAGAATTTCCCGGGAGGCGAAGAGCATGGGCCCGGCTTCGGTGTTGAATATGCCCCTGTTGCCCCTGCCGCCTTCGGGAGAGGGGTGCACGGAGAGCGTCGTGTGCTTCAGGTCGATGTGTCCCCCGTCCATGAAGCCGAGCTGCAGCGTCGTCTTTTCCTCCAGGTCGCGGACGCGGCTCCAGACGATGTTGCCTCTGGTGTCGCAGAAGGCGATCATGTTCAGGGAGATGTTGTCCAGGGAATCGTCGCTCAGGTTGCTTTCGATGAAGCGCTCGGAGCCAGTGGCCATGAAGTCGTGGGAATCGTTCCACGTCGCCCAGTCGCGGCACAGACGCCCCACGTGGTAGGTTTCGCGGTCGATGGCGTGGAAGATGCGCTGCAGGTTCTCGCCGGCTTCCCGATATTCCAGCTCCAGGAAACTGGGGTAGATGATGAAGCGCTGGATAATGAAATCCGCAGCTCCAAGGGCGGCGAAGAGAACGAAGATGATGAGGAAGACCTTGGTTCTGATGGACATAGGGACTCCTTGAACCGTTTGAGCGCTGCGTTTCCCTCGCTATCCGAGTTCTCCCCGAGGGACAAGCGGGAAGAAGCAAAGGCTTGCGTTTCCTGCGCAACACGGCGTAAGGCCCATGCGTCCGCCCGGCTTTGCGCCCGGGCCGCCATCCTCTGCGGATAAGGAAGATGCTCGAACTCGTCACCGTCGCCACCATCACCATCCTGGCCGTCATCAGCCCCGGCGCGGATTTCGCCATGGTCACCCGCAACAGCATGGTCATCTCCAGGCGGGCCGGAGTGCTGACCGCCGCCGGCATCTCCCTGGGCGTGCTGGTCCATGTGGCTTATAGCCTTCTGGGGGTGGGACTCGTCATTTCCCGGTCGGAGATGCTTTTCAGCCTGATCAAGTATCTGGGCGCAGCCTATCTCGTCTGGCTCGGCATCGGCATGCTTCGGGCCATGCCCGCGGCGCCCGGCGCGGTGCCCTTGCCGCCCCTGTCCGACCTCGGCGCCCTGCGCCGCGGTTTTCTGACCAACGCCACCAACCCCAAGACCACCCTCTTCGTGGTCAGCCTGTTCACACAGGTGATCAGCCCACGGACACCCCTGCCGGTCCAACTCGGCTACGGGGCGTTCATGTCCCTGGCCCATTTGGCGTGGTTCGTCCTGGTGGCCCTGGCCTTTTCCTCCGTTCCGGCCCAGCGGGTCGTCGCCTCGGCCCGGCACCACGTGGAGCGGGGCATCGGCGGCGTCCTAGTCTGCCTGGGCCTGACACTGGCCCTGGCCTCGCTGCGGCAGGCGTGAGGGCCCC includes these proteins:
- a CDS encoding sensor domain-containing diguanylate cyclase gives rise to the protein MSIRTKVFLIIFVLFAALGAADFIIQRFIIYPSFLELEYREAGENLQRIFHAIDRETYHVGRLCRDWATWNDSHDFMATGSERFIESNLSDDSLDNISLNMIAFCDTRGNIVWSRVRDLEEKTTLQLGFMDGGHIDLKHTTLSVHPSPEGGRGNRGIFNTEAGPMLFASREILRSDGSGPSNGFLIMGRFLNQAMLETLKEQTRLSFEIVAPFDTSKMLCRTAGMKPMTVGDLHYFTKTEGGNMVSCAGYQDETGETLFGVQYLFPRETTRKGLASIRYAVFLVIGSGVTVLVILNLMMQAVVLRPLKRLTDHAVKLQEEGDYSLRLGLERKDEIGVLAKSLDSLVQTISDRTVELQRANEQLTQLSLNDALTGIANRRMFDVYLKQEWRRAMREQAPLSIMLADVDHFKNYNDTYGHQQGDMCLIGVAAVMQLHMQRPADLLARYGGEEFAVILPGTDAEGAGHIAGVLAQAVRDLRIEHSGSDAAPCVTLSIGVVTTIPSPEEGDGSMDILLEQADQALYQAKNSGRNKVQTWTPEQLKAE
- a CDS encoding LysE family transporter, which encodes MLELVTVATITILAVISPGADFAMVTRNSMVISRRAGVLTAAGISLGVLVHVAYSLLGVGLVISRSEMLFSLIKYLGAAYLVWLGIGMLRAMPAAPGAVPLPPLSDLGALRRGFLTNATNPKTTLFVVSLFTQVISPRTPLPVQLGYGAFMSLAHLAWFVLVALAFSSVPAQRVVASARHHVERGIGGVLVCLGLTLALASLRQA